The following coding sequences lie in one Candidatus Nitrospira allomarina genomic window:
- a CDS encoding cytochrome ubiquinol oxidase subunit I, which yields MSDLIAARSLMAMSLGFHIIFAVVGMAMPLLMVVAEWRWLKTGKAVYLTIAKRWAKGTAIFFAIGAVTGTVLSFQLGLLWPRFMEWAGPIIGPAFAIEGFAFFTEAIFLGIYLYGWQKVSPGAHLAAGGVVALSGITSGVVVVMANGWMNTPRGFMMHGEVLANIDPVAALFNPSGLLQAPHMILAAFAATGFAVAGIHAFLLLRQPGHAFHQSALQIALVIGGISAIIQPLSGDFLAKQVAEFQPLKLAVFEAQVETQQGAPFRIGGVWDSKREMFDYVVEIPYALSLLVTSDPNGQVVGLKDFPKETWPPIGITRTAFQLMVFIGFLMMGLAFWGLWLLYKKNLFQCRRFLQAMVLATPLGFLAIEAGWVATEVGRQPWVIVGYLRTADAVTPMPGLIIPLMIFGALYVFLACIVIWLMWRHVSATPDQFEMTPPRKETQPV from the coding sequence ATGAGTGACTTAATCGCTGCGAGATCCCTAATGGCCATGTCGTTGGGGTTTCATATTATTTTTGCGGTCGTGGGTATGGCCATGCCGCTCCTGATGGTGGTGGCCGAATGGCGCTGGCTGAAAACAGGGAAAGCCGTGTACCTGACCATTGCCAAACGCTGGGCCAAAGGCACGGCCATTTTTTTTGCCATTGGTGCCGTCACGGGAACCGTGTTGTCGTTCCAATTGGGCCTACTCTGGCCTCGGTTTATGGAATGGGCCGGTCCCATCATCGGACCGGCCTTCGCCATAGAAGGATTTGCGTTTTTTACGGAAGCCATTTTTCTCGGGATCTATCTCTATGGATGGCAAAAGGTGAGCCCGGGCGCACACCTCGCGGCGGGAGGTGTGGTGGCGTTGAGTGGAATTACGTCCGGAGTCGTCGTCGTCATGGCGAATGGGTGGATGAATACCCCCAGAGGATTTATGATGCATGGCGAAGTTCTGGCCAATATCGATCCCGTGGCGGCCCTCTTTAATCCTTCAGGCTTATTGCAGGCCCCGCATATGATCCTTGCCGCGTTTGCGGCTACCGGTTTTGCGGTGGCCGGCATTCACGCGTTCCTTCTTCTCCGCCAACCCGGCCATGCGTTTCATCAATCGGCTTTGCAAATCGCATTGGTCATCGGTGGAATCAGCGCCATTATTCAACCGCTCAGCGGAGATTTCCTCGCCAAACAAGTGGCAGAATTTCAGCCCTTAAAATTGGCGGTATTTGAAGCCCAGGTTGAGACGCAACAGGGCGCGCCGTTTCGAATCGGCGGAGTTTGGGATTCAAAAAGAGAAATGTTTGACTATGTGGTGGAAATCCCCTATGCCTTGAGCCTGCTGGTCACATCGGATCCCAATGGCCAGGTGGTAGGTCTCAAAGATTTCCCCAAGGAAACCTGGCCGCCCATTGGAATAACCAGGACGGCGTTTCAACTCATGGTGTTTATCGGATTTTTGATGATGGGCCTGGCTTTCTGGGGCCTCTGGCTTCTGTACAAGAAGAATCTTTTTCAATGCCGGCGGTTCCTCCAGGCGATGGTGTTGGCGACGCCGTTAGGTTTTCTAGCGATCGAAGCCGGTTGGGTAGCGACGGAAGTGGGCCGACAACCCTGGGTCATTGTGGGATATCTGAGAACCGCAGACGCCGTCACACCCATGCCGGGATTGATCATTCCTCTGATGATTTTTGGCGCTTTGTATGTTTTCCTGGCCTGTATCGTGATCTGGTTGATGTGGCGCCATGTCTCAGCCACCCCCGATCAGTTTGAGATGACACCCCCTCGGAAGGAGACGCAACCGGTCTGA
- a CDS encoding multicopper oxidase domain-containing protein: MKKQLFEGPKLFIVGITLSIMFWGIYDHIIYAEEVPVKEFSITVEEMTITLLEDPKKDVPVWAYALKGEKPSVPGPVIRVNKGDLVKVHFTNTHHLPHTMHFHGVHPFNMDGNGQRAMGREQLQMPGESYTYEWMAEDPGYYLYHCHFDTANHMDHGMYGLFVVEDPTWPQVDQEFVTFWDEWDTNDDGHYDTHTINSRSAPDYSPMKTNVGDRVRIVLANIGFEFHTPHLHGQKWIEVNAGNPRLPGWDNPNGVISIGPAEIKVVEFVTNHAGTWLFHCHVVPHVADDRKYPRGMLTQLKVSGESHMSSTQPARNQSVQEDQSGVSRNSQVASIPDYQGREFPSGLADRGYDVYDKNCKACHGALAKGEYGPALQQNPILQNNGMFWTTILKGRGNMPAWEDRLTSQQIADVQAYLKTLKPAPPP, translated from the coding sequence GTGAAAAAACAATTGTTTGAAGGGCCTAAACTTTTTATCGTGGGTATTACTCTTTCAATCATGTTTTGGGGAATTTATGATCACATCATTTACGCAGAAGAAGTGCCCGTCAAAGAATTCTCCATCACGGTCGAAGAAATGACTATTACGTTACTGGAGGATCCCAAGAAAGACGTGCCAGTTTGGGCTTATGCCCTAAAAGGAGAAAAGCCTTCAGTTCCCGGCCCGGTCATTCGTGTCAACAAAGGCGACCTGGTCAAGGTTCATTTCACCAACACGCATCACCTTCCTCACACCATGCATTTCCATGGTGTGCATCCGTTTAATATGGACGGAAATGGTCAAAGAGCCATGGGACGGGAGCAACTCCAGATGCCCGGCGAATCCTACACCTATGAATGGATGGCTGAAGATCCCGGTTATTATCTCTATCATTGCCATTTCGACACGGCGAACCATATGGATCATGGCATGTATGGTTTATTTGTTGTCGAAGATCCTACCTGGCCTCAAGTCGATCAGGAATTTGTCACATTTTGGGACGAGTGGGACACAAATGATGATGGCCACTACGATACTCACACAATTAATAGCCGTTCTGCCCCTGATTACAGTCCTATGAAAACCAATGTGGGGGACCGGGTTCGCATTGTTCTCGCCAATATCGGATTCGAGTTTCATACTCCGCACCTTCATGGTCAAAAATGGATAGAAGTAAATGCTGGCAATCCTCGGCTTCCAGGATGGGACAATCCCAACGGAGTAATCTCCATCGGACCTGCGGAAATTAAAGTCGTCGAGTTTGTCACCAACCATGCAGGGACCTGGTTATTTCATTGCCACGTGGTGCCCCATGTGGCTGACGATCGGAAGTATCCTCGTGGAATGCTGACCCAACTGAAGGTCTCCGGGGAATCGCATATGTCTTCCACGCAACCGGCTAGAAACCAAAGTGTACAAGAAGACCAATCTGGTGTTTCCCGGAATTCCCAGGTCGCCTCTATCCCCGACTATCAGGGCAGGGAATTTCCATCCGGGCTAGCCGACCGGGGGTATGATGTGTACGACAAAAACTGCAAGGCCTGCCACGGGGCGCTGGCTAAAGGTGAATATGGTCCGGCACTGCAGCAGAATCCGATCCTCCAAAATAATGGGATGTTTTGGACTACGATTTTAAAGGGACGTGGGAATATGCCGGCGTGGGAAGATCGCTTAACTTCCCAGCAGATTGCCGACGTCCAAGCCTACTTGAAAACACTCAAGCCGGCCCCACCGCCCTGA
- the nhaR gene encoding transcriptional activator NhaR: MEWLNYHHLLYFWVIAREGSIKRACEELNLSQPALSAQLRSLEDSLGEKLFHRVGRSLVLTDVGQMAYRYSQEIFSLGQEFTNLIKGRPSQRPVKLVVGIAEVVPKMVVYKLLKSAFAVSDSVQIICWEGRLERLLGELALHTLDIVLADTAIPSTVRILGHSHLLGESGVSLFATTKIAAKYRKNFPTSLDGAPFLLPTGNAMLRRGMDEWFSAKGITPRVVGEFEDGATMKAFGQAGKGIFPGSTVVDKEISRQYLVKKVGDVPDVREQFYALSVERRLKHPGVLAIVDSAQKIIFRDSKSS, encoded by the coding sequence ATGGAATGGTTGAATTACCATCATCTGTTGTATTTCTGGGTTATCGCTCGTGAAGGCAGTATTAAACGAGCATGCGAAGAGTTGAACCTCTCCCAACCGGCGCTGAGCGCTCAGCTACGGTCCTTGGAAGATAGTTTGGGAGAAAAGCTGTTTCATCGTGTGGGGCGAAGCTTGGTTCTGACTGATGTCGGACAGATGGCCTATCGGTATTCCCAGGAAATTTTTTCCCTAGGACAGGAATTCACCAATCTCATAAAAGGCCGACCAAGCCAGCGTCCGGTGAAATTGGTGGTGGGCATTGCCGAGGTCGTTCCCAAGATGGTGGTATATAAACTGTTGAAATCCGCCTTTGCCGTATCGGATTCCGTGCAAATTATCTGTTGGGAGGGTCGATTGGAACGGTTATTGGGAGAATTAGCGTTGCATACTCTGGATATTGTTCTCGCGGATACGGCCATTCCTTCTACTGTCAGAATACTGGGACATAGCCATCTACTCGGGGAATCCGGTGTGTCGTTGTTTGCTACCACAAAAATCGCAGCCAAGTATCGGAAAAATTTCCCCACATCCCTCGATGGAGCACCCTTCCTGCTGCCGACCGGTAATGCCATGCTTCGTCGGGGAATGGATGAGTGGTTTTCCGCAAAAGGGATCACTCCCAGGGTGGTGGGGGAGTTTGAAGATGGCGCGACCATGAAGGCATTCGGTCAGGCAGGAAAAGGAATTTTCCCCGGCTCAACCGTGGTAGATAAAGAAATCAGCCGCCAATACCTTGTTAAAAAAGTCGGAGACGTGCCTGACGTCCGTGAACAATTCTATGCTCTTTCCGTCGAACGACGTCTGAAACATCCGGGTGTATTGGCTATCGTAGACTCGGCTCAAAAAATCATTTTTCGGGATTCCAAATCATCGTGA
- a CDS encoding cryptochrome/photolyase family protein, translated as MTTHTFPVVVWFRQDLRIKDNPALLAAHQTGQPIVPLFILDEENCGEWKLGGASRWWLHESLKALNEALEDKLCFKAGSAQNILVDLIKGVGAEAIYWNRCYEPWRITSDAHIEEALQTKGIKVHTFNGALLFEPQTALKSDGTPYKVFTPFYQNGCLGKGNEPRRPSKVPKDLRLSTHRGMALIDLELLPNIPWYKKLVKHWKPGEAGAQARLKAFLKSGLKQYKEGRNYPSGNNVSRLSPHLHFGEISPNEVWYAAKQHMGAEGWRKDGETFLSELGWREFSHSLLFHFPELPRKNLQKKFNKFPWRKDQKALKKWQQGQTGYPIVDAGMRELWETGYMHNRVRMIVGSFLVKNLLLHWHLGEDWFWDTLVDADLANNSASWQWIAGCGADAAPYFRIFNPVTQGKKFDQNGEYVRRFIPELKKIPDKYLHNPWEASEKVLTEAGVHLGEDYPLPIVTLRDSRERALEAFSGLAQ; from the coding sequence ATGACAACACACACCTTCCCAGTCGTCGTCTGGTTTCGGCAGGATTTACGCATCAAGGACAATCCGGCACTGTTGGCCGCCCACCAAACAGGACAACCTATTGTCCCGTTATTTATTTTGGATGAGGAAAATTGCGGTGAATGGAAGTTAGGCGGGGCCAGCCGTTGGTGGTTGCATGAAAGTCTCAAGGCACTGAACGAAGCCTTGGAGGACAAGCTTTGCTTCAAGGCAGGATCGGCACAAAACATACTGGTGGACCTCATCAAAGGGGTAGGCGCAGAAGCGATTTATTGGAACCGGTGTTACGAGCCCTGGCGAATCACCAGCGATGCCCACATTGAAGAGGCATTGCAGACCAAAGGAATCAAGGTGCACACCTTTAACGGGGCTCTTCTTTTTGAACCCCAGACGGCGCTCAAAAGCGACGGCACCCCGTATAAGGTGTTCACGCCCTTTTATCAAAATGGATGTCTCGGAAAGGGCAATGAACCACGACGACCCTCCAAAGTCCCAAAAGATTTAAGGCTATCCACACACAGAGGTATGGCACTAATAGATTTAGAACTGCTGCCCAATATTCCCTGGTACAAAAAACTTGTGAAACATTGGAAGCCCGGGGAAGCCGGGGCTCAGGCCCGACTGAAAGCATTTCTCAAAAGCGGCCTCAAACAGTACAAAGAAGGCCGGAACTATCCTTCTGGAAATAATGTCTCCCGATTATCGCCGCATCTGCATTTTGGAGAAATCTCACCGAATGAGGTGTGGTATGCCGCCAAACAACATATGGGTGCGGAAGGATGGCGGAAGGACGGGGAAACGTTTCTGAGCGAGCTTGGGTGGCGGGAGTTTTCCCACAGTCTGCTCTTCCATTTCCCCGAACTCCCCCGGAAAAATTTGCAAAAGAAATTTAATAAATTTCCCTGGCGTAAAGATCAGAAGGCTCTGAAAAAATGGCAACAAGGCCAAACCGGCTACCCCATCGTGGATGCCGGCATGCGTGAGCTGTGGGAAACCGGCTACATGCATAACCGCGTGCGCATGATTGTCGGATCGTTTCTGGTCAAAAACCTTCTGTTGCACTGGCACCTTGGGGAGGACTGGTTCTGGGATACATTGGTTGATGCCGATCTTGCCAACAACAGTGCTAGCTGGCAATGGATTGCAGGCTGTGGAGCCGATGCCGCACCGTATTTTAGAATTTTCAATCCCGTCACGCAGGGGAAAAAGTTTGATCAAAATGGTGAGTATGTTCGCCGGTTCATCCCAGAGTTAAAAAAGATACCAGACAAATACCTCCATAATCCATGGGAAGCGTCTGAAAAAGTGTTGACGGAAGCGGGGGTGCACCTCGGAGAAGATTATCCCCTGCCGATCGTCACACTCAGGGATTCCCGTGAGCGGGCGTTGGAAGCATTTTCTGGATTGGCTCAATGA
- a CDS encoding thiol-disulfide oxidoreductase DCC family protein yields MNKKSCTGYCQTSPDVPRDVTPHPGGTKPYPLTVYFDGDCPICRREIDLMKIFNRKKHLKFIDFAASSYLPAEHGLSPCDLGQVIHARWADGTLMTGVEVFREMWEAIGLRALARLARRPTINKLLVRAYDWFARNRLRLTGRA; encoded by the coding sequence ATGAATAAAAAATCCTGTACGGGATACTGCCAAACATCCCCCGATGTGCCCCGGGATGTCACGCCCCATCCCGGGGGAACCAAACCCTATCCCTTGACCGTGTATTTTGATGGCGACTGTCCAATTTGTCGTCGTGAGATCGATCTCATGAAAATATTTAACCGGAAGAAACATCTCAAATTCATTGATTTTGCCGCTTCATCCTATCTTCCGGCAGAACACGGATTAAGTCCATGTGATTTGGGCCAAGTCATTCATGCCCGGTGGGCGGATGGAACGCTCATGACCGGGGTCGAGGTGTTCAGGGAAATGTGGGAAGCCATCGGATTGCGCGCTCTCGCAAGATTGGCCAGACGGCCCACGATCAACAAACTTCTGGTTCGCGCGTATGACTGGTTTGCCAGAAACCGGTTACGCCTGACCGGCCGCGCCTGA
- a CDS encoding HlyD family efflux transporter periplasmic adaptor subunit → MSELMDLPPIPTKPSGSQLVSRQSLSPLRVTGRPPQYESWAAVKIPTKLYTATRLAIGFFLLFTLILVFVPWTQTITAQGQLSAYSPAERPQEVHAPIEGRIMTWKINEGIMVKTGELLLELADVDPKFLAPDLLSRLDQSRKALEERREAALSRSQLLENQIEEMKKLSDAATRSADSRVQEAARRIQSVEQRLAAAKVSAQTAQLNLQRSQVLEAEGLLSRRDLELAIQAEAAAQAELRASEAALQEVGQSRQALSYGRTQIEAELIQRILDTRSQRAAALGEAANASKELADLALTQSNAVQRRAASRITAPMDGTVVRMARVGPGEIVHPGDPLVTIVPTTATRAVEMWADALDAPLLKQDRSVLLMFQGIPAIPLPSWPELMAGTFDGRIRVVDQTSDAQGRFRFWVVPDPAGSPWPPQNQVRQGTQVMGWVLLNRVPLWYEIWRRVNLFPADYQKHDIALPHSILPKAGRPGK, encoded by the coding sequence ATGTCTGAACTTATGGATCTGCCTCCTATTCCCACAAAACCATCCGGCTCTCAACTCGTTTCCCGCCAAAGTCTTTCTCCGTTACGAGTCACCGGTCGTCCGCCGCAGTATGAATCATGGGCGGCGGTGAAAATCCCGACGAAATTGTACACGGCGACCCGTCTCGCCATCGGTTTTTTTCTTCTGTTCACTCTCATTCTTGTCTTCGTTCCCTGGACCCAAACGATAACCGCTCAGGGCCAACTATCGGCCTATTCCCCTGCCGAACGACCGCAGGAAGTTCATGCGCCCATAGAAGGGCGCATTATGACCTGGAAAATTAACGAAGGCATTATGGTGAAAACAGGTGAACTCCTGCTTGAACTTGCCGATGTCGATCCCAAATTTCTCGCCCCCGACCTGTTGTCACGCCTGGACCAATCCAGGAAGGCTCTAGAGGAGAGACGGGAAGCGGCGTTATCCCGGTCCCAGTTATTGGAGAACCAAATCGAGGAAATGAAAAAGCTAAGCGACGCGGCCACCCGCTCCGCCGATTCCCGGGTGCAGGAAGCCGCCCGGCGGATTCAAAGTGTCGAACAACGGCTGGCGGCCGCAAAAGTATCAGCCCAGACGGCTCAACTCAATTTACAGCGTTCCCAAGTCCTAGAAGCCGAAGGCCTCCTCTCCCGGCGGGACCTCGAGCTGGCCATTCAAGCGGAAGCGGCCGCTCAAGCCGAACTCAGAGCCAGTGAAGCGGCTCTTCAGGAAGTGGGCCAATCACGACAAGCCCTCTCGTATGGGCGGACTCAAATTGAAGCAGAGCTGATCCAACGAATTCTTGACACCCGGTCACAACGGGCTGCGGCGCTGGGCGAGGCCGCCAACGCTTCGAAGGAACTGGCCGACCTGGCCTTGACGCAGTCCAACGCCGTCCAACGACGGGCAGCCAGCCGTATCACCGCCCCCATGGATGGGACGGTGGTGCGAATGGCCCGAGTGGGCCCTGGTGAAATCGTACATCCCGGCGATCCATTGGTCACGATTGTTCCAACCACCGCCACTCGTGCCGTGGAGATGTGGGCGGACGCCTTGGATGCCCCACTACTCAAACAGGATCGAAGCGTGCTTCTGATGTTTCAAGGCATACCAGCCATACCCTTACCATCCTGGCCTGAGTTGATGGCGGGCACATTCGATGGCCGCATTCGTGTCGTGGATCAGACATCGGACGCACAAGGTCGCTTCCGATTCTGGGTGGTTCCGGATCCGGCAGGCTCACCTTGGCCGCCGCAAAATCAAGTCCGGCAAGGCACCCAAGTGATGGGTTGGGTCCTATTGAACCGGGTGCCTCTCTGGTATGAAATTTGGCGCCGCGTGAACCTTTTCCCGGCTGACTACCAAAAACATGACATAGCTTTGCCACATTCCATTCTGCCCAAGGCCGGAAGACCCGGAAAATAA
- a CDS encoding cytochrome d ubiquinol oxidase subunit II: protein MELEIALANVLLIALTFYALLGGADFGAGVWHLLARGPTRRAQHQLIGEAIGPIWEANHVWLILIVTIVFTAFPRAYVHISTTLHIPLTILVIGIVLRGSAFAFRHYDIKDDDIHLRWDQLFAISSLISPLLLGIIIGAITSGHFPVNPATFFEGYIAPWLQPFPLGMGLLTLLLFSYLAATYLLLETRDPALQKIFRKRAITAVLLAGILEEAVLYLGRSGAPRLWGEVTTSLWGGFIQLGVGSLTIIAILLLLTQRYWWARTCAILQVTLTIWTWGIAQFPYLIPPHLTVFNTAAPGVTLQFIAGALLVGILFLFPSLFYLFRIFKGSMLFRHKGHHE from the coding sequence ATGGAATTAGAAATCGCTCTCGCCAATGTCTTATTGATCGCTTTGACGTTTTACGCCTTGCTGGGTGGGGCAGACTTTGGGGCCGGAGTATGGCATCTCCTGGCCAGAGGTCCCACAAGGCGGGCGCAACACCAGCTGATTGGAGAAGCTATCGGACCGATCTGGGAGGCCAATCATGTATGGTTGATTCTGATCGTGACCATCGTCTTCACGGCTTTTCCGCGGGCCTATGTGCACATTTCCACCACGCTTCATATTCCTCTGACCATCCTGGTCATCGGCATCGTCCTTCGCGGGTCAGCGTTTGCCTTTCGTCACTATGACATTAAAGATGATGACATTCACCTCAGGTGGGATCAACTGTTTGCCATTTCCAGTCTCATCAGCCCTCTTCTCCTGGGCATTATCATTGGTGCCATTACCTCCGGCCACTTTCCCGTCAACCCTGCAACCTTTTTTGAAGGGTACATTGCTCCCTGGCTACAACCTTTTCCGTTAGGCATGGGATTATTGACTCTCCTGCTGTTTTCTTATTTGGCAGCCACTTATCTCCTTCTGGAAACCCGCGATCCCGCACTGCAAAAGATTTTCCGGAAACGGGCGATTACCGCGGTCCTCCTGGCGGGCATACTGGAAGAAGCCGTGTTGTACCTGGGAAGGTCCGGGGCACCGCGCCTCTGGGGAGAGGTAACGACGAGCCTTTGGGGAGGATTCATTCAACTCGGCGTCGGCAGTTTGACCATTATAGCTATCCTCTTGCTCCTGACGCAGCGCTACTGGTGGGCCAGGACATGTGCCATCCTGCAAGTCACCCTGACGATTTGGACATGGGGCATCGCACAATTTCCTTATTTAATCCCCCCCCACCTGACGGTCTTCAATACCGCAGCTCCGGGGGTCACCCTTCAATTCATCGCAGGTGCCCTATTGGTTGGCATACTATTCCTGTTCCCTTCTCTGTTTTATCTGTTTCGAATTTTTAAAGGGAGCATGTTGTTCCGTCATAAGGGGCACCATGAATAA
- a CDS encoding cryptochrome/photolyase family protein: protein MDEFFKTLNDYASREGPRSWILVLEDQLSDDIGPLSREDPHGLGVIFIESHWKLKRRPYHKQKIAFHLLNLRHFAIEQAKRGVAIRYQITSESLRETLKPLIQKLGSLRVMEPAELEVRQDLDPLVKRGLVTFIPHEGWLTSRHDFEEGAGKEPPWRMDTFYRFVRKRTGILMKGTSPLGGKYSFDTENRKPWKGSPLPTQELRFPPNPIKTEIVKLVESRFADHPGTLHPEFLPGTKQDALRQWHWAKTHCLPHFGPYEDAMAEKEQTLFHTRMAALLNTHRLLPGQVVKDVEALKLPLASKEGFIRQVLGWREFVRHVHQATDGFRNHFPKADVPGDAGYKKWGTQNWKSSRNVPDLDGGATPSFLGATNPLPAAFWGTASGLHCLDHVIGQVWEHGYSHHITRLMILANIATLLDVSPRELTDWFWVAYIDAFDWVVEPNVLAMGTFGTGPLMTTKPYISGAAYIHRMSDLCTGCAFNPKTNCPITNLYWAFLDRHKKQLQSNPRLMLPLRNLQKRGQEKSRKDRDIFTVVHRVFEKNTFLTPGHLFHPESTAKIPKKRS from the coding sequence ATGGATGAATTTTTTAAAACCCTGAACGACTATGCAAGCAGAGAAGGGCCGCGGAGCTGGATTCTCGTTTTAGAGGACCAACTTTCCGATGACATCGGCCCCTTGAGCCGGGAAGATCCTCATGGCCTTGGTGTGATCTTCATCGAGTCGCATTGGAAACTTAAAAGAAGGCCCTACCACAAGCAAAAAATTGCCTTTCATCTTCTCAACCTGCGTCACTTCGCCATCGAACAAGCGAAGCGGGGTGTGGCCATTCGCTACCAAATAACCTCTGAATCCTTGCGAGAAACGCTAAAACCCCTTATTCAGAAATTAGGCTCTTTGCGAGTCATGGAACCAGCAGAACTGGAAGTCAGGCAGGATCTTGACCCTCTCGTCAAAAGGGGTTTGGTCACCTTCATCCCTCACGAAGGTTGGTTGACCTCCAGGCATGACTTTGAGGAAGGAGCGGGTAAAGAGCCTCCCTGGCGCATGGATACCTTCTATCGTTTCGTTCGAAAACGGACTGGCATCCTGATGAAAGGAACAAGCCCCTTAGGCGGAAAATATAGTTTCGATACCGAAAATCGTAAACCCTGGAAAGGAAGCCCGCTCCCCACGCAGGAACTCCGCTTTCCGCCCAATCCTATCAAGACCGAGATCGTCAAACTCGTTGAATCCCGATTTGCCGACCACCCCGGCACGCTTCATCCAGAGTTTCTTCCGGGAACAAAACAAGATGCCCTCCGGCAATGGCACTGGGCCAAAACACATTGTCTCCCCCATTTCGGACCCTATGAAGATGCCATGGCCGAAAAAGAACAGACGCTCTTTCATACCCGCATGGCGGCTCTTCTCAACACTCATCGTTTGCTGCCCGGGCAGGTTGTCAAAGACGTCGAAGCCTTGAAGCTCCCGTTGGCTTCCAAGGAAGGTTTTATCCGGCAGGTTTTAGGCTGGCGTGAATTTGTCCGGCATGTTCATCAAGCAACCGATGGGTTCCGGAATCACTTCCCCAAAGCCGACGTCCCTGGTGATGCCGGATATAAAAAATGGGGCACTCAAAATTGGAAATCTTCCAGGAATGTCCCCGATCTGGATGGAGGAGCAACTCCGTCATTCTTGGGAGCGACGAACCCTCTACCCGCCGCCTTTTGGGGGACCGCAAGCGGCCTCCACTGTCTTGATCACGTTATCGGTCAGGTCTGGGAACATGGCTATTCCCATCACATTACCAGGCTCATGATCCTTGCGAATATTGCCACCCTGCTCGATGTGTCTCCTCGTGAACTGACCGATTGGTTCTGGGTGGCCTATATTGATGCCTTTGATTGGGTCGTGGAACCAAATGTCCTGGCTATGGGAACCTTCGGAACAGGCCCGCTCATGACCACCAAACCGTATATTTCGGGAGCGGCCTACATCCATCGCATGAGTGATTTGTGCACCGGATGCGCCTTTAACCCCAAAACGAATTGTCCCATTACCAACTTGTATTGGGCCTTTCTTGACCGCCACAAAAAGCAATTGCAATCAAATCCACGCCTCATGCTGCCACTTCGAAACTTGCAGAAACGAGGACAGGAAAAGAGTCGGAAAGACCGGGATATTTTTACGGTTGTGCACCGCGTTTTTGAAAAAAACACATTCTTGACTCCCGGACATCTGTTCCATCCTGAGTCAACTGCAAAAATCCCCAAGAAGCGTTCCTAA